A genomic region of Arvicola amphibius chromosome X, mArvAmp1.2, whole genome shotgun sequence contains the following coding sequences:
- the LOC119805534 gene encoding E3 ubiquitin-protein ligase RNF138-like, with product MSENESASTPYTEDDFYCPICQEVFKTPVRVTACQHVFCRKCFLTAMKESRLHCPLCRGSVTRRERACPERALDLETIMRSFPGNCRCCSERVELYRMRQHYKTCEKYQDEFGTSSTVASFQLSPESVSTSNNEASASENAEAYQEEENANPPDQPTFDCPLCEEVNMTRQSLLDHCNNHHRAHIVPVICPICLSLPWGNPTQLTRNFVSHLNQRHQFDYGDFVNLQLDEETQFQIAIEESFNV from the coding sequence ATGTCTGAGAACGAGTCTGCCTCCACGCCTTACACCGAGGATGATTTCTACTGTCCTATCTGTCAAGAAGTGTTCAAGACGCCGGTTCGGGTCACGGCTTGTCAGCACGTCTTCTGCAGGAAATGTTTCCTGACTGCAATGAAGGAGAGCCGGCTCCATTGCCCCCTGTGTCGTGGAAGTGTGACCAGAAGGGAAAGAGCGTGTCCGGAGAGGGCCCTGGACCTCGAGACAATCATGAGAAGTTTCCCAGGTAATTGCCGATGCTGTTCTGAACGCGTTGAACTCTATCGCATGAGACAACATTACAAAACTTGCGAAAAGTACCAAGATGAGTTCGGGACTTCTTCAACTGTTGCAAGCTTCCAACTGTCTCCAGAGTCCGTGAGCACCAGCAACAACGAGGCATCCGCCTCAGAAAATGCCGAGGCTTATCAAGAAGAAGAAAACGCAAATCCACCTGATCAGCCTACCTTTGATTGTCCTCTGTGTGAAGAAGTAAACATGACCAGACAGAGTTTGCTGGATCACTGCAACAACCACCACAGAGCTCATATTGTTCCGGTCATTTGCCCGATTTGCCTCTCTCTTCCATGGGGCAACCCTACTCAACTTACCAGAAATTTCGTTAGTCATCTAAACCAGAGGCATCAGTTTGATTATGGAGATTTCGTGAATCTTCAACTGGATGAGGAAACTCAGTTCCAGATTGCTATTGAGGAGTCTTTCAACGTCTAG